Proteins from one Lottiidibacillus patelloidae genomic window:
- a CDS encoding monovalent cation:proton antiporter family protein, with protein sequence MMEHVSLFSLMFVVGIAFFVPILLHKFNLNMIPVVVAEIIAGLIIGKSGLNIISEDVWLSLISTLGFIFLMFLSGLEIDFSMLESKNKKQKFNPLLIATIIFSLMFGLSYGLSVVLENMGLIEDAFFMTLIISTISLGVVVPVLKEKGIMDSLYGQTLLLIATVSDFLTMILLAVYVMVKHASGFKSLSILLLFVVMFVTYRSVKKYFKLKFFDHLMSGTIQLGTRGVFALILIFVSLSETLGAESILGAFLAGMIVSLINPKKTFIKQLDSFGYGFFIPIFFVMVGVNMDLKALLSDKKSLIIIPILLIVLYISKILPSLLLKKWFPWKKTLSSGILLTSTLSLVIAAVEIGKEMDVVSEQMGNSAILVAIITCIISPILFNKLTVANKRDKKKVTIIGANRITLPVSLDLQKHDGYEVRMFGSEQSKVEPEMVSKKTQFPLIEVPKLTCEALNMHNAFDADMLIVATGNDDDNITIAHYAKEIGLENVIIRVEDAQKHKEQINEGMNVFSTLFAARTLLKALTLRPSILKLFTYQNDLLREISVGNSKYDDLQLRQIPFLGDALVIQIFRDEEPIVPHGDTRLKLGDKLLASGSKENLDDLAKELQ encoded by the coding sequence ATGATGGAACATGTTTCTTTATTTTCACTAATGTTCGTTGTAGGGATAGCTTTCTTTGTTCCTATATTATTACATAAATTTAATCTTAATATGATTCCAGTTGTTGTAGCTGAAATTATAGCCGGATTAATTATTGGTAAAAGTGGATTAAATATTATTTCAGAAGACGTTTGGCTAAGTTTAATCTCAACTTTAGGGTTCATCTTTTTAATGTTTTTAAGTGGACTTGAAATAGACTTCTCCATGTTAGAGTCTAAAAATAAAAAACAGAAATTTAATCCATTATTAATTGCAACAATCATTTTTTCATTAATGTTTGGTCTTTCTTACGGGTTAAGTGTTGTCTTAGAAAACATGGGATTAATCGAAGACGCATTTTTCATGACTTTAATTATTTCAACTATTTCTTTAGGAGTAGTAGTCCCGGTATTAAAAGAAAAAGGGATTATGGATAGTTTATATGGGCAAACACTTTTGCTGATTGCTACTGTCTCTGATTTCTTAACGATGATTTTACTAGCAGTATATGTGATGGTTAAACATGCAAGTGGATTTAAATCTTTATCAATTCTACTTTTATTCGTCGTCATGTTTGTTACGTATCGTTCAGTAAAGAAGTACTTCAAATTGAAGTTTTTTGATCACTTAATGAGTGGAACGATTCAATTGGGAACAAGAGGAGTTTTTGCCTTAATCCTAATTTTTGTATCCTTATCAGAAACATTAGGTGCCGAAAGTATCTTAGGGGCATTTTTAGCAGGGATGATTGTATCATTAATTAATCCGAAGAAGACTTTCATAAAACAACTAGACTCGTTTGGTTACGGTTTCTTTATTCCTATTTTCTTCGTTATGGTAGGGGTAAATATGGATTTAAAAGCATTATTAAGCGATAAAAAAAGTTTAATCATTATCCCGATTTTACTAATCGTCTTATATATTTCTAAAATATTACCTTCACTTTTATTAAAAAAGTGGTTTCCTTGGAAAAAAACTTTATCATCTGGGATTTTATTAACATCAACGTTAAGTCTAGTTATTGCAGCTGTTGAAATTGGGAAAGAAATGGATGTAGTAAGTGAACAGATGGGGAACTCGGCAATATTAGTAGCAATTATCACTTGTATTATTTCGCCAATATTATTTAATAAACTAACTGTGGCGAACAAAAGAGATAAGAAAAAGGTAACCATTATTGGAGCGAATCGAATTACCTTACCGGTTTCCTTAGATTTACAAAAACATGATGGTTATGAAGTTCGTATGTTTGGGTCAGAACAAAGTAAAGTTGAACCAGAAATGGTTTCGAAAAAAACACAGTTCCCATTAATTGAAGTTCCTAAACTTACTTGTGAAGCGCTTAATATGCATAATGCATTTGACGCAGATATGTTAATTGTTGCTACTGGAAATGATGACGACAACATTACAATTGCCCATTATGCCAAAGAGATTGGCCTTGAAAATGTCATTATTCGAGTAGAAGATGCACAAAAACATAAAGAGCAAATTAATGAAGGTATGAATGTGTTTTCAACGTTGTTTGCTGCTAGAACTTTACTTAAGGCTTTAACTTTGCGACCAAGTATCTTAAAGCTATTCACTTATCAGAATGATTTGCTTCGTGAAATTTCTGTTGGGAATTCGAAATACGATGATTTGCAATTAAGACAAATTCCATTCTTAGGAGATGCGTTAGTCATTCAAATTTTCCGAGATGAAGAACCAATTGTTCCACATGGAGATACGAGACTGAAGCTTGGTGATAAATTATTAGCAAGTGGAAGTAAAGAAAATCTTGATGACTTGGCAAAAGAATTACAATAA
- a CDS encoding TerC family protein, producing MEILSTEFFSALLAIVIIDLVLAGDNAIVIGLAARNLPKDKQKTVIFWGAFGAIAIRSILTVFVVWLLKIPGLLLIGGLLLIWIAYKLLVEGKNHDNMKAEQSLWAAIKTIIIADTVMGLDNVLAVAGAAHGNFLLVILGLLISIPIVIWGSTLILKWIEKYPSIIYIGSGVLAWTASKMIVDEPLVKNFFENNLAIKWIFTIVIVASVLLIGKTKNTRKLEKSN from the coding sequence ATGGAGATTTTATCTACAGAATTTTTTTCAGCACTTTTAGCAATTGTTATTATTGACTTAGTTTTAGCTGGTGATAATGCGATAGTAATTGGTTTAGCAGCCCGCAATTTACCTAAAGATAAACAAAAAACAGTTATATTTTGGGGAGCTTTCGGTGCAATCGCAATACGTTCAATTTTAACGGTATTTGTCGTTTGGTTATTAAAAATTCCTGGCCTATTATTAATTGGTGGGTTATTACTAATATGGATTGCCTATAAACTCTTAGTTGAAGGAAAGAATCATGATAATATGAAAGCTGAACAAAGTTTATGGGCTGCCATTAAAACAATTATTATTGCTGATACTGTTATGGGGCTAGATAACGTATTAGCTGTTGCAGGAGCAGCACATGGGAATTTTCTTTTAGTTATATTAGGATTATTAATTAGTATTCCGATTGTGATTTGGGGAAGTACTTTAATTTTAAAATGGATTGAGAAGTACCCTTCGATTATTTATATAGGTTCTGGAGTTCTTGCTTGGACAGCTTCTAAAATGATTGTGGACGAGCCGCTAGTAAAAAACTTCTTTGAAAATAACTTGGCAATAAAATGGATCTTTACCATTGTCATTGTAGCAAGTGTATTACTTATTGGAAAAACGAAGAATACGCGAAAGTTAGAAAAGAGTAATTAA
- a CDS encoding sporulation protein translates to MSFMKKMLSSIGIGSAKVDTQLHQAEMRAGETITGDVVITGGNVEQEVSSIYLAVMTTYEKEVDDNKVTNHATVDKFKVSEEFIIQANETKTIPFEITLPSDTPITIGNCKVWLQTGLDIKNAVDPSDRDYVRVLPNIMAEKVLDAIESLGFTIRKVKNEEAPYKLRKRLPFVQEFEFYPTSGSFRGKLDELEAIFFFSNTNCELLLEIDRKAKGIGGFLSEMLDTDETIVKLSFTNEDVNEVKNIIETTINRHC, encoded by the coding sequence ATGTCATTTATGAAAAAAATGCTCTCTAGTATAGGCATTGGTTCAGCAAAAGTAGATACGCAATTGCATCAAGCTGAGATGAGAGCAGGGGAAACTATTACAGGTGATGTAGTAATAACAGGAGGAAATGTAGAACAAGAAGTTAGTTCCATTTATTTAGCGGTGATGACAACTTATGAAAAAGAAGTAGATGATAATAAAGTAACAAATCATGCTACAGTAGATAAATTTAAAGTAAGTGAAGAATTCATCATCCAAGCCAATGAAACGAAGACAATACCGTTTGAAATTACACTACCTTCGGATACTCCTATTACTATAGGGAACTGTAAAGTTTGGCTGCAAACTGGATTAGATATTAAAAATGCGGTTGACCCTTCAGACCGTGATTACGTAAGAGTACTTCCGAACATTATGGCAGAAAAGGTATTAGATGCAATTGAAAGCTTAGGCTTTACAATTAGGAAAGTAAAAAACGAGGAAGCGCCATATAAACTTCGCAAGCGGTTACCGTTTGTACAAGAATTTGAATTTTATCCTACATCCGGTTCATTCCGCGGTAAGCTAGACGAACTTGAGGCGATATTCTTTTTCTCAAATACTAATTGTGAATTACTTCTTGAAATTGATCGTAAAGCAAAGGGAATTGGTGGTTTTTTATCTGAAATGTTAGATACAGATGAAACAATTGTAAAATTATCCTTTACTAACGAAGATGTAAATGAAGTGAAGAATATCATTGAAACAACAATTAACCGCCATTGTTAA